In Panicum virgatum strain AP13 chromosome 5K, P.virgatum_v5, whole genome shotgun sequence, the genomic window ACTATCTTGGTTGCTTCATAGAAAGGCTGTAACATGTTACACAGCTTCTTTGCCACCTTCCAGTCCTTGGTTGAAGGCTCATGTAAGTATTGCAGGTCCCCCTGCTTTAAAGCTTCATATACCTTCCTGTACTTCAGAGCTGTCTCGAGCATTAGGAATGTTGAATTCCATCGAGTTACAACATCAAGAGGAGGTCGTTTCCCAGGAGAAATACCAACTTGCTCTACGATTTCTTCAAACCTTTGCTTCCGAGCTTGTGAGCTCTTAACATACTTTACACTGTCTCTAATGTTCTTGGTAGCACTACTGATTGATTTGAAACCCTCTTGAACAATCAGATTTAAGACATGTGCAGCACAACGACAATGAAACAATTTTCCTTTGCGAGATAATTGACCCTTATCAACAAGGTTCTGTtgcaaagtttttgaaaagttaTCATTTACAAATGCATTGTCCAATGTAATTGCAAATACATTGCTTTCAATGTTCCAATCCTGAAGTGTTCTCAACAAGGCATTGAACATAGTTCTACCATCATGGGGTGACTCAACAAGAGTGAACTTTATGATCCGTTTATAAAGTTCCCACTCATCATCAATATAGTGAGCAGTCACACACAAGTAGCCTAGAGTCTGGTTTGAGGTCCACATGTCTGCAGTGAGGGAAATTCTAGATTTCGACTTGTTCAGCAACTTTCTTAAGTTTGCTCTTGCTTCCTCATAGGAGTCAATGCAATAAGACCTTATGGTGGTTCTGGACACATGCTTGAACCATGGGTTTATGGTATCCACAAATGATCTGAATTTTGGATATTCAACTAGGCTAAATGGTAATTCATGCATGGCAATAAATTTAACTAGCTCTAGGTAGGCTACTTCTTGATTAAACCTCCAATCTTTCAAAGACACATCAGCCTTGGACATACCAGAACTCATTTGGGAGACCATTTCATCCAATCTAGCTTTTCCCTTGCAAGTCTTCAAGTGTCTGCCACAAGCACTTGTACCAATGTCTCTGGTTGTTTTGAATAATTGATTGCAATGCATACATTGAGCCTCTACTAGAATCCCATTATCATATATTGGATCAAATTCTTTCCATATATGTGAAGTAAGTCTGCGTCGTTTATTCCTATGTGAAGATCCTAGTGGTTGGCATGGAAAGTATATTTTCAGACAAGACTATAGTACAGAACAATTTAAAATCACTAATTGGAGCATAAATCCAAGGCATTAACATGATAGCAGGTAATTAAATCTAATGCAGTAACTATCAGTTCATAGCCCTGAATGGTTTGAACTTACCGTGACCAAGCATACTTCTTTTTTTGATAAAAGGAGATATTGGTGATTCTTGTGAAGACCTAGCCAATGTTGTAGACGGGGAAATGACCCTCGGGGATAGCATCATCCTGACTCCAGTTGACTTCGATGCTAGTGGTGACTTGAACCGCTTTGCAGGTGTTGCCCTTGGTCTGGGGACCTTATGCTTCACTGATGATGAAATCCCTTCTCCCTCGTTAGCCTGCATAGATAATATTTATTTCTTTAGGCATTAGTACTAGCAGGTAACACATGTACCAACAGCAAACAAAATCCATGGGGAATTCTTGACAAGAATCCTTACATGTGCTTGCTTTTTCTTCTCCCTTTTCCTAATTGCGTCCAGATGTGCAGTTGCGGTGGCAATAGTTGAGCTCTTGTCCATAAGCCCTTTCCCTGCACctacctcctcctctccccttcccTAAACACAAATCGATATATAGCTAATTGCCTCTCCACCTCGATGGCAGCAAATCAAATCGATGGGGGATTTTTGGCAAGAAATCAAACCTGTGCTTGCTTTCTCTTTTCTCCTTCCCTAATTGCCTCCCGATGCGCAGTTGCCATGTCGACCGCAGCTTTTACTGAAGATGAACTCCTCTCCATGAGCCCAGATCTCAGCGGTGGGGGACAACCggccggcgatggtggtggcgaTGTCCTCGTCGCGAGCGCGGGCACAAGGACACGCACCGGTGCGGGCGATGAACCACTGGAACCACTCCTTTTTGATGCAGAACGAGGTGCTGCAACTGAGGGAGGGTCAGGAGGCAGCGCCGGCGGGGCAgggggcggggcggagcggagctAGGTCTCtccatggaggcggcggcgcaactaCGAGACATCGCGAGGCGGAGCAGACTCGAGGGGAGAAGATGTGGGTGCATATGTGGGCCTTGTGGGCTAATTGGGTTTACCCGCTTTGACCCTCTTACGTTATGTGGGCTGATATGTGGGTTTGTGGGAGCCAGCGGCGCAAGTTGGCCCAGCAGGCTGGCGGCGTGACCCGCGCCGCTTGCATCCCTAGTTGCAGGTTCTTATTTTGGTGAAGATGCACCACCCAAAGAATCATATGTTCACCCAATCACCCGTGTCATATGGTCCCAGAAAAGATTCATGTGTAATTTGACTCAGTTTGCTGACGCATTGTCACATTTCCCTTCGGTAAACACAGGACGGGTACACTTTTTACTTGCGTCAGACTTGCACAGTGGGAACGTATGTTCTTCGATCTGTACTGGTTGTCATAGATTCGGATATTTAGCTAGCTTGTTACTAGTACCTTGAATACTTAATTGGTAACTTGTAAGGAAAGAAAATAGCGTATAGAAGTTCCCTGTAGCATAATGTATACAGCCAGAACTTCACTTAGAAAAAGGGGGTGAATTTTTAGAAATCTCAATGATTTGCGCACTTTGTATTACGTTATTTGTACCTTATTATTCACTACCAAGCGTGCATTTTACACTTGAACCAACTCCGGGATATAACATACTGGATTCAACTAATCAGATGAGCCATGCACCTTTTATTTCTCGCAAAAAAGAATCTCCTTATAAATTCCAATTACACTGTAAATTTCTGGACCGTAAGATGACACTAGGGTATAGAACTATTACTGTATATCCATATAAATCATTACATTTAGGTCATTAGCAAGATGACATTAAGCGAGAAGACTGATAGGGTATCAGAAAAGGTCTTGAGCACTAATATACAAGATTCAAATACAATCTACAAGTATACATAGTTTCTTCCATGTCCCAAACTGCAGCTTGTCGTTGATCAACGAACAGAGACATTTTTCATTTTTGCTGATCTGTGCTTAACAAAGAAAGCAGCTAACATACTTCTTGTGCGAAGCGGAGCCTTCTGGATTTGACGCCCTCTTGGGTTGTCAAAAGAACTGAAAGATGACAAATGCCTTGGGTTGTCAAAAGAACTGAATGATGACAAAGGCCTTGTCTTGAGCTGATCCTGAAAATGCAAATTGGACGTTTCAATGTATAAGTACAATAGAAGAGAAACTTTCATTATGTGGGAAATAGACTGATTTAACATGGGAGTACATAAAGATAGTATATCCTCTATGATAACCATTTGCAACTATTGGGTCATCAAATACAATATAAGTTCAGCAGAAACGAAATTTTCATTATGAGGGAAATAAACTGATTTAACCTGGGAGTACATAAAAATAGTATATCCTCTATGATGACAATTTGCAACTAGTGCATCATCAAATAAAATGTAAGCTTTAATCTTGAACCACATGTTTCCatcatattttttatattattatATAATCGAAAATCAGTCTGGATGTTCTATCACATTGTGGTTTAGGTTTACCTTCACGCCGACACTAACAATATCCAAGCTGGTCATGTTGGACTGCACATGTTTGGACAAGGGAGATGCAGATGGTTCCTTGCCTGAAACATAAGCAGTTTCAGATTGCATATAGGCTCAATGTGTCCCAAATGACGATAAACTAACACCAGTATAAGTAATTAAATACCTAGTTTGCCAAAGCCACTTGATGAAGGCTTAGTGGTTTTTGTTTCTCCTAGGCTGCAGAAAGCAGATGACAACAATGCCACACAGGATGAAGTTAGCAGAGCAAATGCCCCATTTGGCAAAACTGAACCAGAGACATGAATGGCTTACGTGAATTCAGACTGATCTGGTCTATTGGTCTTGGAGTTCTTCTCCGAAACCAAATGCCACTGAAGGGTCTTTGCTGCAGGGGGGATCATTTTCAGTACACAAAGTTCTTAATACCAAAATTTCAAATGTTTGCACAGAAGCAAGAAGTTGAACCTGATGAATAAGGTCTTGGTGTTCTGTCAAAATCAGCATTGCCTTGCATCTCGGAAAAAGCTTGCATTCTTTTATTTCCCGCATCTAGCTCGGAGAGAAAGTCAAAAGGTTAGCTAGGCATTTATCATTTCCTTGACTCCAGAATTGCATGTTTATTCTACAAAAGCTTACATGGTACGATGTAATGTTTGTGGAGTCTTCTGGCAGCCCCCGTCATCTTCTGTTGCCTAAGGCCTTCTTTATCCGTGTAAGTTTGGCAAGTAAGGACTTGCTAGAATTGGACCATGAAAAATGTCAGCTTTACTCATATATTGCACTATAAGAACAAAATCCCTGCATTATGGCAGCAGCGCATTAGGGCAGCAGCAGTACCTGGTTCAAGCATGCTACTTTCAACTCGAGGGTTGAGATTTCTGAAGCCTGCTGCTCGTACAGGTCTGTCAATTTGTAAGCAACTGTGCCAAGGTGGTCGACAGCATTGACAAGGGCCCTGACAGCGTAATCTTTTAAGTTGTCCAGCACCCTGATATCAAGAAGCACGGGAAAGTGGATGAGAGAGTTCCTAACTCGACATGTTCTACTGCAGCACACTCATTACTCCGCAGAAAAGTTCTTAGTTTAATCAACACTGAACTGGACCAGGAGGACCCCGGTGACAGCACCAAAGACTAGCAGAAACTTGCAGTGCCCTTGTGTTCTTCAAAAAACCACTTTTGCAGGGAAGTCAGGTACTCATACTTACACATCCATTACGCTGCAATTCCATGGAATATGTAGAAGTATGTGTAGTGCAGAATTCAGAATCTCCAAAGGAGACTGAAATAACCAATCCCTCACTAGAAAACTACAAATTTTACCTCCTGCACAACCAATCAGCCcgatacaataatttttttctccTATTGATGTCTCAATAAATCTCCACAACTGACAGAACTCCCCCCTGAGGCAATTGCCGCACTCTGAGCAGATGTCCTGAATTCCCGCACTAATGCTTCATTAAAACCTATACTGTCGGTAGACTTGTAACACCAAATGagaagattaaaaaaaatagcTAGAAGGATCAGGAGACCATTGTGGGCTAGAAGAGCAAAATTGTTATCCGGTACTACTAGCCATTGAcatatctttcaaaaaaaaaacactactaGTCATATGCCATTGATATGAATTTATTGCGGAGAAAACTTGAGGTGCTTTCAAAAATTGCACGGAGGTGTTAATTCCGGGACGACGGGACAAGAGAAATCTAGCCTTACATTTGCTTCTGTTCGCTGTGGAGGTAGGACTTCTCGCAGTACTCCGAGGCCGAGTAGAGCTGCGGCCGCAGGTTCTTGAGCTCCTGCAACCATGTCACGGGCAGCGATCGTAAGCACCAAACCAAGCAAGGACCGAGGGGCAGCAGCCAGGGCTCCCGGGAAAACCCGGATCTTTGACAAACCAATTCGAACGAGAGAGAGAAATGGATTCCTGCAAAATCAGGATCGGGTCGGATCAGGGCGGGGTACCTGGAGCGCCTTGACGAAGCTCTTGCTCCGCTCCATGGACGCCTCGTCGACGGTGGTGGGCGCAGGGCccacccccgcccccgccccggcggGCTCAGCGCCGGGCCGCCACGCTTCGTGCTGCATCGCTAGCTCCCCCGACCGACACGCCGGCGGCTCGCTCGGTGGGGGGGACAGGAACAGGTACGGCCGGGCGAGGAGGAAGCGGAGGGGCCACGGCACGTGAGGACGAAGCAAGGAACACGCGACGCGATGCGCTCGCTCGGCTCCCCTCGCTTTGCCTTGCCGGGGTGCCGAGTGGTGACGTCCCGGTGCAGGGGCGGCGGGAGTGGAGGCGGGGGGCAGGTAGTGGCGTGGGGTGAGGTGGTGACGAGGACACGAggacgaggtggtggtggactggtggttgCCGGCTAGCTTTTTGTTTGGCCCGGGCCAGTCAATGGGGCCGAGGGGTGGCGGCAAGATTTGATTGGCGGCGAGAGGCTTGGGGGGATCGAGTGGAGGCTTCACTCGCAGCCCATCTACTGCTACTGGATCTTGATTCTTGCGGCCGGAACGGAGGAAAGCTTCCTTGCTCCGTCCCGTCATTGGATCCCGTCCGATTTCGTCCGTAGCTTTTGCCGCTTGGCCTTTCGCTGTTAGTTACCACTCGTCCTCCTGTCTGTCTGTCCTGCTCTTTCTGTCCTCTGCTGTTCATTCTTTATGGTTGGTACACTAACTTGTTTGAGTAAGCAACAAATCTCGCGGGCACACGGAGCAGGTTTTTTGTTAATGAGGTGCAGCCACGGGGGTGGTTAGCGACAGCCGGCAGTGGTCACTGGTTATGCTCTGGCTTGGTGGTAAGGTATCGATTCGAAGCTGTGCTGAAGTGAAGAACCGAGGAATCCTCTGACCCCCGTGGATTGACAGCACAGCGGTAGTTCTAGAGGAACGGCTCCGTTTTCTATGCCAGACAAGGCAAAGTTGTCGTGCCGTGCTACTCCTGCTAATGGGGCGGGGCTTGATGGGtttttttgggtgggttttaatacgagtactattggatgggtggaaacgggtgacactatgaaatgggttggggcgggttgggttgaCGACATAGACGGGTTGGGACGGGTCGGGGCGCTATGGTAGTAGATCGGCACGTAAGTCGCATATCATCTTCCATCGCGACTTCGGGTTGGAGCGGGTTGGGGCATTAGGCcgatggggtgggtcggggtgGGTGGTAGTTAGGGCTCTTGAAATATGGGTAGGGGTGGATTTGGGATGGGTTCAACCCCATTAGCAGGCGTATGCCGTGCTCGTCCTCTAAACCCTTTTACTATGTGAGATCGCGAATTGATGGATCATGGCAAGTCAAACGATGTCGAAGCATCAAGCCTGCGCAATGATGGCAACGGTGATTGCATCCGGATGACGGGATCACCCACCGGATCCCCATCCCCATGTGCAACGCTGCGGTAGGAAGCAGACTTCGGTTCAGAACGCCAGTTGATCAAGCAAGCGCGAAGACAAGTCTACAAAAGGCAAAAGGTCCTCGCCGTGCGGCAATCCGGGTTGTTTGGGCGCATATGTGAGCCCATGAATGCTTCTGGTCTTTGGCTCCAGAACCCTAATTGCGAGGTTGTGCTACTCCTGGATCAAATATTCAAATGTACCTTCTTCTATGCTCAAAATAAATACAGGACCTAATGACAACAGGGGGGAATTAGCGATCGCTAGTGTTAAAAAAAAAGTGCATCCCCTACATACCCAACAGGGCACCAGTGCACTGCCTTCGGTTCTGCCTGTTTTCATCATGGATTAACATTTATATTTTCCTCTTAGAGTTTGAATCCAATTGGCAAGTTTGCTATCAAGTAGACAACATGGACAAGTATTTGACACTTGAATCTCGACTTCCAACTATTGATAGCAGTTTTGGTAATCAGCTGGAAAGATATTGTTCATAATATTCACAACCCTTTATGCTTGAATCAGGTAATGCATCAGTTCTTTTTCTTCAGTTCCAAACTTCAGTTTCATGTCATTGGAAATGTCAGATTTCAAAAGGATGTGAGCTTCCTGAATTTCTCATAATTTGGCTGGCCCAAAATACCTCATAATTTAACAATTGTAGTTTTGATTATTATTGTTCGATTTCATGTTTACAGTTTTTATTTTCTTCCAGGCACGACACTGAAATTCTGAAATGGTTTCTGTCAGGTCGGATCCAAAGCGTTTAGCTGAAGCTTAACCACCGAGACCTAGGAGTCCTACACAACTTACAACATGCTCAAGGTGGTCCACCTGTTCATGTTCACCAAACTTCTACTGCATTTTTCATGGTCAGGGAGGCAGGGACAAGTTACAATTTGTGCAAAGATTTCAGGCCATCTATTCAGGTGGATGAAGGAGATTGCATACACATAGCACTACGAGTGAGCGTTGATCACGACGTGCTGAGCATCCAGAGAGGAAGATATCCTGGAGTGATGATCTACATGTTGCCCCAGGCCCTAGGAGATCAAAGGCAAGGACCAAGGAGCCAGCATAGGTTGGTGAGCTCCATATGATTCTTTCTGGTGTTGCTATGACAGTGATAAGTGAGAATTCAAACTTTTCAGACCCTGCAATGGGGATGTAAGGTTCTGAACTGTGTGCTTTATGCTGCAGGACTAGAATCATTCTCCAAGCTGGGGGATTTAATTTACTTGGAGAAGAAAGGTGAATGGCCCGCACTATATATTATTCAGTTCATATCGAGCACGTTTAATTGGAGAACTACATGAGTCATGACTATCACACAGCATCTAGCTTATCAGACAATTATCGTCATGTCTCATTCTCCATATCTGCAAAGGTAAATGTGCATGAGGTCATTATTACAAGCTACTATATAATGGTTCTAGATGGAATCAACAATTCAAACATTCACTCAGTTTGTTCACTGTCATGTAGACAAATGTTTGGCATATTTGAATGGTGCAAATCTTAAGTTTGCCACATTGAACGTGAGATACCATCATTGGCATCTTTGAATGGTGCAAAGACAACTTTAAATTACAAGGATCTGGAATTAGTATCTCCAGCAGAAGAAGAAAATTAAAAGGAAAAGATAAATCCACAAAATGTCCAATGAATTACAGCGATGACATTGTTCTGACACGATCTCTGTCATAATGTTCGGGCCATTGGACATGACAGGGATGATGGTCACTAACAAGCTTGCTAGATGTAAACCCAACCATAATGCTTTGTAAGCTGAACTTCTTAATAGAGATTCAATGCTAATCTCTCTATTGTGACAAATTATCTGATGCTTGTAAAACTAACTGTACTGTTCTATTAAGCTGAAATATTAAGTAGAGATTTAGCGCTAATACCGTGTTAAGTTATCTGAATCTTATAATGTCCTTTGTGTGTAGTCAGTGTTAATAGTCATGTGCTAAATTTGGTTGGTGAACTCTCCGAGTACATGTTTTCCTTGAGTGCAACCCTCGGTGAGGTTATTTAAAAAGCATCAATCTTTCTTTGACATCATTGCATATGCCCTACTCTTCATTGTTCCACTTTCTGCCCTTCATTTCTGTATAAAAAAGGATTAGTGCAGCGATTAGTTGTTCAAACCTGGAAGTCTAAACTTTCAAATGACGATGTCGGGATGGGGAATATAGGGGACTGTCTATTTAACCTTTTCACCATGAGAAGTCATTTTTCATGCTCATTCTTTTCTTGTGCTACCGTCCAAtgaaaataaatactaagtgCATTAATCTATTTTTATTGGGTGCAACCAATCATAAATCTCTTAGTAGTTCAGGTACTTAAACCTTCCAAACAAAAACTAAGTGCACCAATTTGCATAaatttggtggaatattttTTGCCCGCGGCACCGCACGAGCACAAACGAATTTGCTGTCTTTTAGTTGGTATTGAATTATTCTGATGTCTTTACAAAAAAAACACTTCAGTTATTACAAAAATTTCTCATGAAAATTTTTGCCACTTGTAGCAATGTACAAGCATTCAACTAGCTGAAGATAAAAGCCCCTGCAAATTGCAAAAGGTATATGTTTTCAGGGCACTATCATATATAATT contains:
- the LOC120709928 gene encoding zinc finger BED domain-containing protein RICESLEEPER 2-like; protein product: MERSSSSVKAAVDMATAHREAIREGEKRKQAQGRGEEEVGAGKGLMDKSSTIATATAHLDAIRKREKKKQAHANEGEGISSSVKHKVPRPRATPAKRFKSPLASKSTGVRMMLSPRVISPSTTLARSSQESPISPFIKKRSMLGHGSSHRNKRRRLTSHIWKEFDPIYDNGILVEAQCMHCNQLFKTTRDIGTSACGRHLKTCKGKARLDEMVSQMSSGMSKADVSLKDWRFNQEVAYLELVKFIAMHELPFSLVEYPKFRSFVDTINPWFKHVSRTTIRSYCIDSYEEARANLRKLLNKSKSRISLTADMWTSNQTLGYLCVTAHYIDDEWELYKRIIKFTLVESPHDGRTMFNALLRTLQDWNIESNVFAITLDNAFVNDNFSKTLQQNLVDKGQLSRKGKLFHCRCAAHVLNLIVQEGFKSISSATKNIRDSVKYVKSSQARKQRFEEIVEQVGISPGKRPPLDVVTRWNSTFLMLETALKYRKVYEALKQGDLQYLHEPSTKDWKVAKKLCNMLQPFYEATKIVSGSKYPTSSRYFHMLWEVKRELDKQSSIGDPVITTMVHGMREKMNTYWDLSYLKICIPVILDPRFKMRFLEFRLNQWFEEEAFRYSSKVEKTFRKLFAEYSVEISDPFLEKAHMIDEKVDENNPWADWGQHQSAQQMSKTNELDKYLEEETMSVGVELDILQYWKMHSGTYPTLARMARDILAVPASTVASESAFSSAERTVSDYRSRLKSETIEALICFQDWLRSEDSTHDHIAGNIAGDELDCI
- the LOC120707465 gene encoding probable protein ABIL1 — its product is MQHEAWRPGAEPAGAGAGVGPAPTTVDEASMERSKSFVKALQELKNLRPQLYSASEYCEKSYLHSEQKQMVLDNLKDYAVRALVNAVDHLGTVAYKLTDLYEQQASEISTLELKVACLNQQVLTCQTYTDKEGLRQQKMTGAARRLHKHYIVPYAGNKRMQAFSEMQGNADFDRTPRPYSSAKTLQWHLVSEKNSKTNRPDQSEFTLGETKTTKPSSSGFGKLGKEPSASPLSKHVQSNMTSLDIVSVGVKDQLKTRPLSSFSSFDNPRHLSSFSSFDNPRGRQIQKAPLRTRSMLAAFFVKHRSAKMKNVSVR